A stretch of Vibrio maritimus DNA encodes these proteins:
- a CDS encoding ABC transporter transmembrane domain-containing protein, whose product MRNEHFTQRITAADTLYLTFSTVMSTLFALVLPFSILIIFDRVLPNQAKDTLSLLFAIILVAIFLDYLLKKQEEVITSTLMKDFESDLTNRVFKSVCLAEISKFNRLEPGQYLERISTIPEIKSFFGGETVRAAINAVVSVITIIIIGLINLGAGLTLIVASLVLYYAARRISDKKIQTLEEKSEIEGLTNSKIIEIVSSPLDNKSRTMEYRLESLMTEMVRVREKKNIEYENLESEFNLVLALIQQLSIACVVVLLAVSVINLEASQGVMAAIIMLTNRYFAPYQQVMRTIGRWKLNKLHIENVTELLELEYKQQRDVNTPTESDFKLMPIQGVGDNIEVKLASGQRMLFELGKPTVIKGNSGTGKSHITRCLTRDIVCDSSQILVSGRPLESLHYHLWREAVHRVDSHSTFVEGTIIDNLTCFRPILNSAAFTLCKNLGIKSEIDALTDGFYTQLTGHKNAPVSRQVQYALLIVRAMLSQKQVLILDDIDTVFDSAFGERVISSLVPKANQQFLLIVSNKLDSKKYGLKSIRLTNEMVAA is encoded by the coding sequence ATGAGAAACGAACACTTCACACAAAGAATCACAGCAGCAGATACCTTGTATCTGACGTTTTCGACAGTAATGTCGACGCTGTTTGCATTAGTGCTGCCTTTCTCAATCTTGATTATTTTCGACCGAGTGCTTCCCAATCAAGCCAAGGACACCCTATCCCTGCTATTCGCGATAATACTCGTTGCGATATTTCTTGATTACTTGCTCAAAAAACAAGAGGAAGTGATTACCTCAACCTTAATGAAAGACTTTGAAAGTGATTTAACGAATCGGGTGTTTAAATCTGTCTGTTTAGCCGAAATTAGTAAGTTTAATCGTTTAGAGCCAGGTCAGTATCTTGAGCGTATTTCTACGATCCCTGAAATCAAAAGTTTCTTTGGTGGCGAAACTGTACGAGCTGCTATTAATGCGGTTGTCAGTGTTATCACAATCATCATCATTGGACTCATTAACTTAGGAGCCGGTTTAACTCTTATAGTGGCATCTCTTGTGCTCTACTACGCTGCACGTCGAATCTCAGACAAAAAGATACAGACTTTGGAAGAAAAGTCAGAAATAGAAGGGCTCACCAACTCAAAGATTATTGAGATTGTCTCTAGTCCATTGGACAACAAAAGTCGAACCATGGAATACCGCCTAGAAAGCCTGATGACAGAAATGGTTCGGGTTCGAGAGAAGAAAAACATCGAGTATGAAAACCTAGAGTCCGAGTTCAACCTAGTACTCGCGCTTATCCAGCAGCTTTCTATAGCCTGTGTTGTTGTCCTGCTCGCGGTTTCCGTGATAAACCTCGAGGCCAGTCAAGGTGTGATGGCCGCCATCATTATGCTGACAAACCGATACTTTGCTCCCTATCAGCAAGTAATGAGAACCATAGGCCGTTGGAAGCTCAATAAACTCCACATCGAGAATGTTACTGAGCTTTTAGAGCTAGAGTACAAACAGCAAAGAGATGTGAACACCCCCACTGAATCAGATTTTAAACTCATGCCTATCCAAGGCGTTGGGGATAATATCGAGGTCAAGCTTGCCTCTGGGCAGCGGATGCTGTTCGAGTTGGGAAAACCAACGGTCATTAAAGGTAACTCTGGAACAGGCAAGAGTCATATTACTCGATGCCTGACGCGTGATATTGTTTGCGACTCTTCGCAAATATTGGTGAGTGGCAGACCACTGGAAAGCCTTCACTATCACCTATGGCGAGAGGCAGTACATCGTGTCGATTCGCACAGTACTTTTGTTGAGGGAACCATCATAGATAACCTCACTTGCTTTCGACCTATCCTAAATAGCGCAGCGTTCACCTTGTGTAAAAATCTTGGTATCAAGAGTGAAATTGATGCATTGACCGACGGTTTCTATACCCAGTTAACGGGTCATAAGAATGCGCCAGTCTCTCGTCAGGTTCAATACGCTTTACTGATTGTTCGCGCCATGCTGAGCCAAAAGCAAGTCTTGATTCTTGATGATATTGATACCGTGTTCGACTCAGCATTTGGTGAGCGAGTGATATCAAGCCTAGTACCAAAAGCGAATCAGCAATTTCTACTGATTGTGAGTAATAAGTTAGACAGTAAGAAATACGGTCTCAAATCGATTCGCCTGACCAACGAGATGGTGGCTGCATGA
- a CDS encoding cbb3-type cytochrome oxidase subunit 3 → MDIGTIHSIWTIVLFVSFFGVVWWAFGKSRKARFEEDANLVFADEQKEPTSEEKGVTK, encoded by the coding sequence ATGGATATCGGTACTATTCACAGTATTTGGACCATAGTTTTGTTCGTTAGCTTTTTTGGTGTTGTGTGGTGGGCCTTTGGCAAAAGCCGCAAAGCACGATTTGAAGAAGATGCAAACTTAGTGTTTGCAGACGAGCAGAAGGAACCTACCTCCGAAGAAAAAGGAGTGACTAAGTAA
- a CDS encoding TolC family protein, giving the protein MWPIRRSVNIALVSLLPFNGYALTLLEAVQIGLNNNVSLIASRKGVEENAYNIDVSRSKFLPTISANATSTWSGNRTVLSGTDDTTNSYNDHGYSVSLSQSLFNLADIYKYGTAKLDFNIEEIKNEAKTQEIIQEIAIQYFEFLKNGAQTRATKAELDSSLARLKQMQRNVELGNVAASELYEVVAQKEGIANRLRTLGKDKDVILNTLELLTQYPVIPTQDLQRSLLLAEITLDKRNDLLTQAMQYNNDIIVSEKTLERSFRTLKETGSNFAPSVAANASYRHDDTNNFDPITTPGATGISDSKSLGLTLTVPITTGGSDYYAYKKNEKTIERNELLLLDTRNTVKNDLETSVLNINDFSQSIFTFENIIRANYSSYNGIKRAYELGTRTLTDLLAAESKLFNAIRDYESAKYDYVIESIRLDKTVGNLSPLSIEKIMDLMVNASTIRESDVIPEHLKN; this is encoded by the coding sequence ATGTGGCCTATCAGAAGATCAGTTAATATCGCTCTGGTTAGTCTCTTACCCTTTAATGGATATGCGCTAACCCTTTTGGAGGCCGTTCAGATTGGCCTCAATAATAATGTGTCTCTTATCGCTAGTCGAAAAGGCGTTGAAGAGAACGCATACAACATTGATGTCAGTCGTTCGAAGTTTCTTCCTACAATCTCTGCGAATGCGACAAGCACTTGGAGTGGGAATCGTACCGTATTGAGTGGCACTGATGACACGACGAACAGTTATAACGATCACGGCTATAGTGTCTCGCTTAGCCAAAGTCTCTTCAATCTCGCCGACATCTATAAGTACGGTACAGCGAAGCTCGACTTTAATATCGAAGAGATAAAAAACGAAGCCAAAACGCAAGAAATCATCCAAGAGATCGCCATTCAGTATTTCGAGTTTTTAAAAAACGGTGCCCAAACGCGTGCTACCAAAGCAGAGCTAGACTCCTCTCTTGCGAGACTCAAGCAAATGCAACGAAACGTTGAGTTAGGAAATGTAGCCGCGAGCGAGTTATATGAAGTCGTTGCACAAAAGGAAGGGATTGCCAACCGACTTAGAACTCTCGGCAAAGATAAAGATGTGATATTGAATACTCTAGAGTTATTAACTCAGTATCCCGTCATCCCTACACAAGATCTGCAGCGCAGTCTATTGTTGGCAGAGATTACGCTCGATAAGCGAAATGACCTGCTCACTCAAGCGATGCAATACAACAACGACATCATTGTGTCAGAAAAAACGCTGGAGCGTAGTTTCAGAACCTTAAAAGAAACAGGTTCTAATTTCGCCCCTAGCGTAGCAGCCAATGCCAGTTACCGACATGACGATACCAACAACTTCGATCCGATCACTACGCCAGGCGCTACGGGTATCAGTGATTCTAAATCACTCGGTTTGACGCTTACGGTACCGATTACTACAGGCGGTTCGGATTACTATGCCTATAAAAAGAACGAAAAGACGATAGAGCGGAATGAGTTACTTCTGTTAGATACCAGAAATACAGTTAAGAACGATCTAGAAACATCCGTTCTTAACATCAACGACTTTTCTCAATCCATCTTCACCTTCGAAAATATTATTCGAGCTAATTATTCTTCCTACAATGGGATCAAGAGAGCTTACGAATTGGGGACTCGTACCCTAACCGATCTACTAGCGGCAGAGAGCAAGCTATTTAACGCCATTAGGGATTATGAGAGTGCAAAGTACGACTATGTTATTGAGTCAATCCGGTTGGATAAGACCGTCGGGAATCTATCTCCATTGAGTATTGAGAAAATCATGGATCTTATGGTGAATGCCTCGACAATTCGTGAGAGCGACGTAATACCCGAGCACCTAAAGAACTGA
- the ccoO gene encoding cytochrome-c oxidase, cbb3-type subunit II: protein MSSNSNNRHEVVERNVGLLAILIVFAISLGALVEITPLIFQKQTTEPVKNLRAYSALEMEGRDIYIREGCNVCHSQMIRPFRSETERYGHYSVAGESVWEHPFLWGSKRTGPDLARVGGRYSDEWHRVHLIDPRELVPESNMPGFPWLEENVLDGKLTQKKLEIFRNQFGVPYTDEQIANASKDVEGKTEMDAIIAYLQSLGHAMK from the coding sequence ATGAGCTCAAACTCTAACAATCGCCATGAAGTCGTTGAACGTAACGTTGGCTTACTGGCTATCTTAATCGTATTTGCAATCAGCTTGGGTGCACTTGTTGAAATCACACCGTTGATTTTCCAAAAGCAAACCACTGAACCTGTGAAAAACCTACGTGCGTACAGCGCACTGGAAATGGAAGGTCGCGATATCTACATTCGTGAAGGTTGTAACGTATGTCACAGCCAAATGATCCGTCCTTTCCGTTCAGAAACTGAGCGTTACGGTCACTACTCTGTGGCTGGTGAAAGCGTTTGGGAACACCCGTTCCTATGGGGTTCTAAGCGTACTGGTCCAGACCTCGCCCGTGTAGGTGGACGTTACTCTGATGAGTGGCATCGTGTTCACCTAATCGATCCTCGCGAGTTGGTTCCTGAATCAAACATGCCAGGTTTCCCTTGGCTAGAGGAAAACGTACTGGATGGCAAATTGACACAGAAGAAACTAGAGATCTTCCGTAACCAGTTTGGTGTTCCATACACGGATGAGCAAATCGCAAACGCATCTAAAGACGTAGAAGGTAAGACAGAGATGGATGCCATCATTGCTTATCTTCAATCTTTAGGCCATGCGATGAAATAA
- the ccoN gene encoding cytochrome-c oxidase, cbb3-type subunit I, with translation MSQEKQLEQVYNYTVVRQFTLVTILWGIVGMAVGVLIAAQLVWPQLNFDTPWLTYSRLRPLHTNAVIFAFGTSALFATSYYVVQRTCQTRLFGGPLVAFTFWGWQAIILAAAITLPLGFTSGKEYAELEWPIDIAIAVVWVSYAIVFFGTLIKRKTSHIYVANWFFGAFIITVAVLHIVNSMAIPVSMGKSYSVYSGAVDAMVQWWYGHNAVGFLLTAGFLGMMYYFVPKQAERPVYSYRLSIVHFWALVSLYIWAGPHHLHYTALPDWTQSLGMVMSLVLFAPSWGGMINGIMTLSGAWHKLRYDPILRFLIVSLSFYGMSTFEGPMMSIKTVNALSHYTDWTIGHVHSGALGWVAMVSIGSVYHLVPRLFGQERMYSVGLINTHFWLATIGTVLYIVAMWISGVMQGLMWRAVNSDGTLTYSFVESVQASYPFYFVRFVGGFIFLAGMFLMAYNTYKTVTATKGSLKAIPQPA, from the coding sequence ATGAGCCAAGAAAAGCAGCTTGAACAAGTCTACAACTATACCGTCGTACGCCAGTTCACATTAGTGACGATTCTTTGGGGTATTGTTGGTATGGCAGTAGGTGTTTTGATTGCCGCTCAATTAGTTTGGCCACAGCTCAACTTTGATACGCCGTGGTTGACGTACAGTCGTTTACGTCCTTTGCATACTAATGCGGTAATCTTTGCGTTTGGTACCAGTGCTCTGTTTGCAACGTCTTATTATGTTGTGCAGCGTACCTGTCAAACGAGATTATTTGGAGGCCCTCTTGTCGCATTCACCTTTTGGGGATGGCAAGCAATTATTTTAGCCGCTGCAATTACTCTGCCGTTAGGTTTTACCTCTGGTAAAGAGTATGCAGAATTAGAATGGCCAATCGATATCGCTATTGCAGTGGTATGGGTGTCTTACGCTATTGTGTTCTTCGGAACGCTCATCAAGCGTAAAACGTCACATATCTATGTAGCGAACTGGTTCTTTGGTGCGTTCATCATCACCGTCGCTGTTCTTCACATTGTGAACAGCATGGCAATTCCTGTATCGATGGGTAAATCTTACTCCGTCTATTCAGGCGCTGTCGACGCGATGGTTCAATGGTGGTATGGCCATAACGCGGTAGGTTTCCTTCTTACAGCCGGTTTCTTGGGTATGATGTACTACTTCGTACCGAAGCAAGCTGAACGTCCTGTTTACTCTTACCGTCTATCGATCGTTCACTTCTGGGCGCTTGTCTCTCTGTATATCTGGGCTGGTCCTCACCACCTACACTATACAGCTCTACCAGACTGGACTCAGTCTCTAGGTATGGTGATGTCTTTGGTCCTATTCGCACCTTCTTGGGGTGGTATGATCAACGGTATCATGACGCTGTCTGGTGCTTGGCATAAGCTGCGTTACGACCCAATTCTTCGTTTCTTGATCGTTTCTCTATCGTTCTACGGTATGTCAACGTTCGAAGGTCCGATGATGTCTATTAAGACAGTTAACGCACTATCTCACTACACAGACTGGACAATCGGTCACGTACACTCGGGTGCTCTAGGTTGGGTTGCGATGGTATCTATCGGTTCTGTTTACCACCTAGTACCTCGTCTATTCGGTCAAGAGCGTATGTACTCTGTCGGCCTTATCAATACCCACTTCTGGCTAGCAACTATCGGTACCGTTCTGTACATCGTTGCGATGTGGATCTCTGGTGTAATGCAAGGTCTAATGTGGCGTGCAGTTAACTCGGACGGTACGCTAACTTACAGCTTCGTTGAATCTGTACAAGCGTCGTACCCGTTCTACTTCGTTCGTTTTGTTGGTGGCTTCATCTTCTTAGCGGGTATGTTCTTAATGGCATACAACACGTATAAGACAGTAACAGCAACCAAAGGTAGCTTGAAAGCTATCCCTCAACCGGCTTAA
- a CDS encoding ATP-binding cassette domain-containing protein produces the protein MSILVDFNNISERLHDFESAQFQERYSHSPLLRGLAYTLIAMEWEGTPELLSDAFIPGEKDVEGFESTLTRLGYQCRTTKQDKATLEDIGSLHLPCFIELDKLEAVLMSVENGQGTLFDYKNNNSVTIPLEGKAFSTTVISEYSKLFREPPPESQDKSNWIKYAFYRYNDEFKSLVFLSLVINIFGALQPFFIMSVYNFALASSSEPTLYWLTLFAVFLGFAEYAVKKVRMNILATSGQDLAVHISRNVISKLLWLPYSMTSSAGVSSQLARLKDIDQFRKLVTAEATLSYFDMPFIVIFILAVTILSGYAALTVLAGILLMIVFCIYSRYIYSQATANSSRANAMVSYQWNELLRGINTIQGLPLLRVIQSRFNASHEQSSNDAAHVAMTNSKIQAIGGGLIQAIGTASIVTAVITVMDGNSDAGAMLATVILVWKALGPIMGIYNSITKFQTIKSSAAQINALMSLNDDKTSLEKSPPIRKFYGEVVGSGITHRYQGAQTGLTNLGFKLAPGSKTAISGPAGSGKTTLLMVIAGLEERYQGAVYIDGYNIKQFNNFRYRKAINFIPFDMHLFEGSIRSNYVLHNGVVSTDQMLYTFKLLELHKWFPDGLDSNLNTEVLKNMPSGVIQRLRIAIGLGDMSQNLFIIDEPFVGVENEHASYLNRLFSGALKDKTVVYTTMDPALITSSTHCLLLEPDGNQKYFGLPDKVMATMG, from the coding sequence ATGAGTATACTTGTCGACTTTAACAACATCTCTGAGCGTTTACATGATTTTGAGTCTGCTCAATTTCAGGAACGATACAGTCATTCCCCTCTATTAAGAGGTTTGGCCTACACCCTGATCGCGATGGAATGGGAAGGCACGCCCGAGCTGTTATCTGATGCGTTTATACCAGGAGAGAAGGATGTAGAGGGCTTTGAGTCGACACTAACTAGATTGGGTTACCAATGCAGGACCACAAAGCAAGATAAAGCGACGTTGGAGGATATCGGCTCCCTTCATCTGCCTTGCTTTATAGAGCTAGATAAACTTGAAGCTGTGTTGATGTCTGTTGAAAATGGTCAAGGCACCCTTTTCGATTATAAAAACAATAATAGTGTGACCATCCCTCTAGAAGGAAAAGCGTTCTCTACAACAGTGATCTCCGAGTATTCGAAGCTGTTCCGTGAACCACCGCCTGAGTCTCAAGATAAGTCGAACTGGATAAAGTACGCTTTCTATCGCTACAACGATGAGTTTAAGAGTCTTGTCTTTCTCTCCTTGGTGATCAATATATTTGGTGCGTTGCAGCCCTTCTTTATTATGAGCGTATACAATTTCGCTCTAGCGTCTAGCTCTGAGCCAACGCTTTATTGGCTAACCTTATTTGCCGTGTTTCTCGGTTTTGCTGAATATGCCGTTAAGAAGGTACGCATGAATATCCTTGCCACTTCAGGTCAAGACTTAGCAGTACACATATCACGTAACGTTATTTCTAAACTATTATGGCTTCCCTACTCTATGACCTCGTCTGCTGGCGTATCGTCCCAGTTAGCGCGTCTTAAGGATATTGACCAGTTCAGAAAATTGGTCACTGCTGAAGCAACGTTAAGTTACTTTGATATGCCGTTTATCGTTATATTTATATTGGCAGTAACGATCCTTTCAGGATATGCCGCGCTGACAGTGCTCGCAGGCATATTGCTAATGATTGTTTTCTGTATCTATTCACGTTACATCTACTCTCAAGCAACCGCGAATAGTTCTCGAGCCAATGCGATGGTCTCTTATCAGTGGAATGAGTTGCTAAGAGGCATCAATACAATTCAAGGCCTCCCGCTTCTGAGAGTTATCCAGTCGCGCTTTAACGCGTCGCACGAGCAAAGCTCAAATGACGCCGCTCACGTCGCGATGACCAACAGTAAGATTCAAGCTATTGGTGGAGGGCTTATTCAAGCAATCGGTACCGCCTCTATCGTGACTGCCGTTATCACAGTGATGGATGGGAACTCAGATGCTGGTGCTATGCTGGCGACAGTCATACTGGTTTGGAAGGCGCTGGGACCTATCATGGGTATATACAACTCAATCACCAAGTTCCAAACAATAAAATCCTCGGCAGCACAGATCAATGCGTTGATGTCACTAAACGACGACAAGACTTCTCTAGAAAAAAGCCCACCTATTCGCAAATTTTATGGTGAGGTGGTTGGCAGCGGGATTACCCATCGTTATCAAGGTGCCCAAACAGGTTTGACGAATCTTGGTTTCAAGCTTGCCCCTGGCAGCAAAACTGCCATCTCGGGTCCTGCCGGTAGCGGAAAAACCACCTTACTTATGGTTATCGCAGGATTAGAAGAGCGTTATCAAGGCGCTGTCTATATCGATGGCTACAACATCAAGCAGTTCAACAACTTTCGATATCGAAAAGCCATCAACTTCATCCCATTTGATATGCATTTGTTCGAGGGGTCAATTCGCTCTAATTATGTGCTGCATAACGGCGTCGTCTCTACTGACCAGATGCTCTACACCTTTAAATTATTAGAACTTCATAAATGGTTCCCAGATGGACTAGATAGCAACCTCAATACCGAAGTACTAAAGAATATGCCGAGCGGCGTTATTCAGCGCCTGAGAATTGCGATAGGACTAGGAGATATGTCTCAGAACTTGTTCATTATCGATGAGCCTTTTGTCGGTGTAGAGAATGAACATGCGAGTTATCTGAATAGGCTATTTAGTGGTGCACTCAAGGACAAGACGGTGGTTTATACAACAATGGATCCAGCGTTGATCACAAGCTCTACTCATTGTCTGCTACTTGAACCAGATGGTAACCAAAAATACTTTGGCCTCCCGGACAAAGTCATGGCTACCATGGGCTAA